The sequence below is a genomic window from Anopheles cruzii chromosome 3, idAnoCruzAS_RS32_06, whole genome shotgun sequence.
ACGAGTGTGGCATCAACAGTGACTTAATAGGTGCATGCCAATGATGAACCTCGCaggaacgacgacgactactaCTGTTTGCCGCCCTTCAACGCCGGGGCACCAGAGGGCTCTCGACAAGGTGCTAATTATTGATGCCATCAAGCGACGGGTTAATCGGGCGGGCCCTCGACGCAAGAACACGACGACACGACAGTTTATCGATCCAACGGAACTACAAAGCAGCACACGGGTGgttccggcagccggcaaGTGTGCCCTTTCATTCGATTGTTAATGCGTAccctttcgctctctcctATTCTCTGGGCGGCAGGTTAGAAGTGTTTAATAATGGCAATGCCATGCCATATAGGTGGGGTAATCAGAGGGTCTATTAAAGACTTTGTTTGACCATAATCACTCCAAATGATACACTGGCAATGTGGAATCAACAAATTTGCGCTCTCGTCTGGCCAAATTAACAAGCCTTTTTCGCCGGAAAGTGTTATCCGAATATCGTAGCCGCCATCTTTGACATGATGACATCTGGACAGTAACGACCGCCGGTCCCAATTAGTAGTgttacgatcgatcgaatgcCTGTGCTTGGTTATACAATGTAAGCGGCAGATGTAATCAGACGGCACTACAGGAGTTTGTTGCTAAAACACATGTTACGAAAGTTGAGCGCACGATCGGTTTGGCCAAAAGATGCCACGCACACCTGACACTGACCTACAGCAACGCAGCGGCGCACACACCAAACCAACCGGTTCCATCGATCGGTAAACAAATGACGTCAGACGTTAGCGCTTCTGGGCCGGCTGGTGGCAGTCAGTGTTGGTGAGTTCTGTCTGGGTCacgacgtcgtcgtctggGGAGCCGATCACCGATTTCGGTGCGAAAACTCGTtctcggccggtgccggggggaaaattgaaaacttacCGCCCCGTAACCCGTaacccggtggtggccaagtACCGTTCCGCGATCGCCGGGCGTCGAACACGCCCGCTCAGGGAcgtttaaaaacaattttccacgatggcgcgcgcgcgcgcacgagcTTTTACGGTGTGTCTTCCGCGGCGTCTTCCTTCCACAGTGGCTCACGATTCGCACGAGACTGAGCGGCTCACAAATCGGAAATATAAACATCATTAAGCCAGTTCAggcaccagccaccaccatcgtgtGGCCCAAACGGTAACCACCGGAGACGGAGCGGCACACGATCGTCCGGGGGTCCGGCGTGGAACGATCGTCGGGTGATCGGAGCGTAGCGGCGGTACGGGTTGGCACACGTCCATtacccgcgcacacacatcgcgcacacacacacgcacacgatcgGGTTTCCATTCGTTTCGCTCACCTGTCTGCCGCCGTTTCGTTTCAGCTTTCTTCGACTGAGATTGGCCCCCACAAACGCCGCGTGAAGCGAGCTGATAGCAGGAGCAGGTTGAAGACACCGGGCACCGCCACACCAACCCAAAACAACGCGGAAAAATgcttcaaacatttcaatgcGCACACTGCTCCGCACGTGTACCGTTCCTCCGAAGGGAAAGGCCACCGCGGATCACGCGCAGAACCTACGAGCCTCGTCCAGCCGGCCTCGGTCTAGAAGGCGGGCTCAGGAAAACTGGTAATCAACCTGGTGCCGGATTTTAGGCCATCAAGACACGCTTCCCGAAAGAATGTGGATTATACGGTacccctgctgctgctgctggggctgtgGCAATGTTTCTTCAACACGGCGTTTACTACTGCAACCTACGGATGCTACTTCTGCACCACCCGTACTCGATAATGCCTCACAGTCCTTCGACGATAACGGCGAAGATAAGACCTTGATGTTTGATGTGGTACTGCGTCAAACTACACCGAATTTCgctgctcgctctctttccgATAAAATACGCCTGGCCGAGGcggaacagcaaaacaaatctTGATAAGCGACCACGAGCGCACCGCACGAGATGAGTACTTTCGCAAGTTCTTCAATTTTCTTGAAAGAATTGATTTACTTTCACCTTCTGTGCATTTCAAATTGATCtggttttgaatattttggcCCGTTTCTGAAAAAGAACGATTCTCTTGTCTATTTTATTTGAATCATAGATTTCGTACAATTTGAATACATATCCGACGGATACAGAACAGATCATATCCTACTAACAACATTTAATTGGCCGTACTGTTTTTCATACTTTGAAGAGAAGTTTCTTGTTTCGGAAACCCAATACCTCGATGTTAAATTGTCTAAGCTTAAAACAGCTTGAGGGCTGAACTGGCTGAACTCCTGCGGAGTATCCCGGAATCGATTTCGCTCGAAAATGGCTGTGGTCTGTTTGGCGTAATTTCAGAAAGAATTAGATGAAGTGTTCGAAATCATATTCTCGAGTAACAAAAGTAGCAATACTACGAATTTGAAAGGTAACTGGAAGTGATTCATAGGCCTATAGGGCGACCATGGTACattacaacataaaaaaacttTTTATTAATGGTGCAGAACAAATTTAATCAACGATATCCTACGAAGTTCTTCGATTCTCATCTGCTTAAGACAAGAAATCAATTCGTGTTAGAAGTTTTCTTCTGCATCTTCGGACGAAGCCAGCCCATGTTAACAGTATGATTATGATCTTTCTGTAAAACGATGACAATGATCTTAACAATGATCGTTATTACCTCTGCGAAAAAAGCATGGGCCCGCCATTGAAATATCAACTAATCAGAGTTAGAGAAAAACAAGTTCTACTTTTTTACTACTTATTGACATCATCCATGAATTTTATTGATAGAAAATTTTCCCGATCTTGCTCCAAACCTCATGCACAATTTAAAATCAGCTTCATTCCGCTCTTTATAAACTCCTTTTATGCATCTTAATTCCTACCTCACCGAATATGGTTTGATTTTGACTAATACGTCATACAATATTTAACCTCTATTCAGTTAACCGCACACAACCACTGGCTCTAGACCCGACCCGAACTCGTGTCGGTGCAACGAAAGAAATTAATCACGGATAAGTATgacaaagcataaaaatcatCCTCTGAGACGGGAAATACAGTACACTCGTTTATTCACTTCAAAATTATCCGATAAGGTATGAGACCTGAGACCTCCACCCCGTGGACAACATATCGACGACATCACGCTTTTACTTCTTTCGGCCGTGCACGTGCTGCGTAACGCcatcagcaacatcaccaACCGCGCTGCCCCCAAAAGTACATTCATGTGCGTGATTCAATTTGAATCGCGATCCCACACCGCGGCCCACCGAAACCACGAAAACTTTCGCCCACCTGGCCACCGACCTCCGCGCTACGTTCATTCACTGttccgccgtgccgtgacacTAGTGGCGGCAGTGGGGCGCGTGAggtggcagcataaaaaccgtGCACTGGGATGCGGCCACTGCCATGGCCATGTTTTCGCAGGCCGCACCCCTTCACTCGCCGCACGCCGCCGTTCGCTGTTGGTGGTAAATATTGTTTCGCTGTCTGCTTTGCGTCAATAAAAGCATAACAAACAGCGCCGAGCACACACACTATCCAGTGCCACTACACACAAAAATCCGGCCAGCGGAAAATTAATGTGGCCATGTGGGTGTCGGTGGGTGGAAGTGGCAACCATCCTATACGACCATACGATATCGCACACCTCCTCCGCACGCAGCACAATGCGGAAGCCTgcggaaagaaaacataaaagaacGAAAGCCGAAACCCGAGACGCGAAGCACCGTGAAaagccaccatcatcgtcatcgttctGGCCGCGGGTGTTGGGTGGTCGCGTGCTACCATCCCTTTGGGTCGTTTCCCCTGTCACGCGTAAACCGGCATGCTTTTACCGGGGAACGGAAAGCCAGCGCAGCTTTCGGttacttccggtccggggagCCTGCCATTAGGAGCGAAGATAAATCGACACCCGCGTGATGCAGAACTCGGCACAATGcctccgtgtccgtgcgtatgtgtgcgAGTGAACGAGCGGCTGTTTACATAATCCATTGACACCGATGTCCTGCTATTTATAGGCCATATCCGGTGCAGTGATACCAAGAAATGGCTAATGGAAGACGTACTCGCTCCTACGGGCGgcctttgttgttgtttacccCTTCCAAACGACCGATGCGGGCCGGTtcggaaatgagcttttcccGGTGGCCTTGAAGCTTTTCATGGGTCACACTACGGAAAACCAAACCATTTTCGTGATCGTGCAAAAGtggaagcaaaagaaaatgctGCACACCCACCAATCCACTGCACACGGTTCGAGCGGCCGGAACGAGCACTTCTTCACTTTTCACAATGCGGCACGACCGacacagacaaacaaaacaaacaacaaacttttCACGGGATCCCCGAATTTCCACTGTAATCCTGGTGGCCCTCTGGCGGCACGGGTCGAAATCTTCCTCAGCCAAGAAGCAAACCATCAATAATCAAGAAAGCTCACAACATTCAAGCCACAAGTCGGCATCGCTGATTTTGACACTGCCGCTGTCAAACGGTGCTGTGGCCGTCAAACCCAGCAATCGCTCTTTCAGATCCGCCATTTGTTCGAACCTTGTTGTCGGTCCGCAGTTTACTGATTAAAAGTAAGTTTTTACCACCGAAACGAGCCAACCCCTCGAGTATTTGTCACGCTGCACGCAAGCTGACCGTCTCTTCTTTCGACAGCAACCGAAAATGGAGAACGATGCCGGAGAGTTCGTCGATTTGTACTGCCCTCGCAAATGGTAAGTGAATGCGGTGCTTCGGGATCACTATCGTCAACACGTGTCGAAAGTGCTGCACACCGTGTGCGGCGTTTGCTGGTGCTTTGGCATGGAAAGTGTCGTCGCATTTCGGTTCCGGGTTGTGTTACCGCCAAAAGCCATGCCGGCGAATCGTATTGTGTGGCCTCGCGATTGGCGAACATTTGTTTACGTGGTCTAACCTCACTTTTCGCATGGTTCTTCCAGCTCGTCGAGCAACCGCATCATCCACGCCAAGGATCATGCCTCCATCCAGATCAACATCGTAGATGTAGACCCTGAAACCGGCCGCATGCTGGACACCTCGAAGGTGTACGCCATCTGCGGCGAAATCCGCCGTATGGGAGAGTCGGATGACTGCATCGTGCGACTGGCCAAGAAGGATGGTTTGGTTTCAAAGTAAGTAGTGCCCCTGGTGTGAATGCTTCCGATTCGATTGATAGATGCTCAAATGATGGATCCATTTCGTTTCTCTTCTAGGAACTACTAAATACAATATACTTGTATGAAGCTGAGGGGCATGTGAATAAACTTCCGTGAAAAAACTAAACAGCACCCGTGCACGAACTCGAATTGATTTTCAACTGACAGGCCTGATATGATGACATTCTGCTTTCTGCTAACGGATAACATGCATAAAATTTCGATTTCAGTCATTTAAATtcggattttgttttatttaccaaATTAGATTCCATAATTGATTCCGGATTTTGACAAACACGAACCAAATCGTGCGAAGGGCACtcattcgatttgtttgagttACCGAACTTCGTTGGAAGAGATTTGAGTACCGCAACGAAAAATACCAGTTTTGCGGCGAAATGCTGAATGAGAGGTTTGTTTTCGCTCCAAATAAAGCTTTGGTTTTATACGGTTCGCATTATTTCGTGCCCGTTGGTacgtatgtatgtgtgtgttggtaagGGACGGTCGTTCTGTGACCattaatatgatgaatattttgctGAATAACAGCGTTGTTAGTTCGTACGGTGAGCTAGAACGAATGCAACCATCACAGCGTGCGCTGAAAGTGAATATTTTCTCTCAATTATCCCGTGCGGATAGGTCGGATGAAGCGATTCGGGAGCCAGACGGACGCAGTAATAGCCCGAATAGTGTAAATACTATCCGCCAGCTATGGAAACGTCATCATCAGTTATCATTCTCGATTCCGACTCCGAAGATGGGGTAAGCGAAAAAGTGTCTTTTCTTTCGGTCTAAGTACGCGCTCAAACAAGGAAGGCTCAGCGCGTagcgagcgaccgagcgaaaGGCGAAGTGCGAGAGCGCCACGAGCCACGACTagcagtgtgtgtgctgccTCGAATCCCGTTTTCACGCACTGTGATGTACAAAGTGtcagaaaacgaaaacattctGCCGACATTGGCGAAAATTT
It includes:
- the LOC128272039 gene encoding 40S ribosomal protein S21; the protein is MENDAGEFVDLYCPRKCSSSNRIIHAKDHASIQINIVDVDPETGRMLDTSKVYAICGEIRRMGESDDCIVRLAKKDGLVSKNY